Proteins from one Leptonema illini DSM 21528 genomic window:
- a CDS encoding tetratricopeptide repeat protein — MLLLILLVTFVQGLHANGRALFEEAYRIEKTRPERAAVLYRQALDAGLTADLNKAARWRLYFLCRSQGWYLEAYETLKTVSHKASIEDSLMDDIKSQWGLRRQSFLNYAKIARSFKKGRSPSESDLSALRAIYGEGSNRFRADLDRWLKEQGQEAVSVQLASGDKNLSDAEAAIRTASYFVDRNDPGKAREALESVLTSDRLSRDERMRILYLLGRLERLTDDGESAVYFRMAANYGSGNERQRQMALAAFSLYRDGLSEQASQLTVHIDATVIDDAGMKLFLDVVAADVREDADALARLRAREKDLRKQRNSFLAERALMILERRR; from the coding sequence GTGTTACTGCTGATTCTTCTGGTCACATTCGTCCAGGGTCTGCATGCAAACGGCCGCGCCCTTTTTGAAGAGGCCTACCGAATTGAGAAAACCCGGCCGGAACGTGCCGCCGTCCTTTATCGGCAGGCGCTGGATGCCGGTCTGACGGCCGATCTGAATAAAGCGGCTCGCTGGAGGCTGTATTTCCTCTGCCGCTCGCAGGGCTGGTATCTGGAGGCCTATGAAACGCTGAAAACCGTCTCGCATAAGGCTTCGATCGAAGACTCGTTGATGGACGACATCAAGAGCCAGTGGGGGCTTCGCCGGCAGAGCTTCCTCAACTACGCGAAAATCGCCCGAAGCTTTAAAAAGGGCCGAAGCCCCAGCGAATCCGATCTATCCGCCTTGCGTGCGATCTATGGAGAGGGCTCGAACCGCTTTCGTGCCGACCTCGATCGGTGGCTGAAGGAGCAGGGTCAGGAGGCCGTCAGTGTTCAGCTTGCGTCAGGCGATAAGAATCTCTCGGATGCAGAAGCGGCGATCCGAACGGCATCGTATTTCGTCGATCGTAACGATCCAGGAAAGGCCCGGGAAGCTCTTGAGTCGGTTCTCACATCGGATCGTCTGAGCCGCGACGAGCGTATGCGCATCCTGTATTTGCTCGGCCGTCTGGAGCGCCTGACCGACGACGGGGAGTCGGCCGTTTACTTTCGCATGGCGGCTAACTATGGCTCGGGCAACGAAAGGCAGCGGCAGATGGCGCTCGCCGCCTTTTCGCTCTATCGGGATGGGTTATCTGAACAGGCCTCTCAGCTGACGGTTCATATCGATGCGACCGTCATCGACGATGCAGGCATGAAGCTCTTTCTGGACGTCGTCGCCGCCGACGTGCGCGAAGATGCCGACGCTCTTGCCCGACTGCGCGCACGAGAAAAGGATCTGCGCAAACAACGCAACAGCTTCCTGGCCGAAAGAGCTCTGATGATACTGGAGCGAAGGCGATGA
- a CDS encoding DNA-methyltransferase, with protein MKPYYKTKSGRAYLGDCLEVLKQVQTESVDLVVTSPPYALHFKKEYGNASQSEYVDWFLPIALEIKRIMKPTASFVLNIGGTWTPKIPTRSLYVYKLVLALCETASFHLLQEFFWFNPARMPAPAEWVNVRRIRVKDSVEYIFWFGKDPFVKADNRRILREYSKDMQRLIKKGVKNTVRPSGHVINESFSADKGGSIPPNIIIAGNNESNSNYIQGTKAKGQKVHPARFPGDIPRLFIEFLTNPGDVVLDPFAGSNTTGFIAEQLGRQWIAVELSEEYLSNSQLRFKAGKQKQDSDENDLFAAVGS; from the coding sequence ATGAAGCCATACTATAAGACAAAATCTGGCCGTGCTTATTTGGGTGATTGCCTAGAGGTTCTGAAGCAGGTGCAGACAGAGTCTGTAGATTTGGTTGTTACTTCACCTCCCTACGCGCTACATTTTAAGAAAGAATATGGCAATGCCAGCCAATCTGAATATGTCGATTGGTTTTTGCCGATTGCGTTAGAAATAAAGCGAATCATGAAGCCGACTGCCAGCTTCGTTCTAAATATTGGCGGAACCTGGACTCCCAAAATCCCTACCCGCTCTTTGTATGTTTACAAGCTCGTTTTAGCCTTATGTGAAACCGCTTCATTTCATCTGTTGCAGGAATTCTTCTGGTTCAACCCGGCTCGAATGCCGGCACCGGCTGAGTGGGTGAATGTACGTAGAATTCGAGTCAAAGATTCCGTTGAGTATATTTTTTGGTTCGGAAAAGATCCTTTTGTTAAAGCTGACAACAGGCGAATTCTTCGGGAATACAGCAAAGATATGCAGCGTTTGATAAAGAAAGGCGTGAAGAATACGGTGCGCCCCTCCGGTCACGTTATCAATGAGTCCTTTTCAGCCGACAAGGGTGGCAGTATTCCACCTAATATTATCATCGCTGGCAATAATGAAAGCAATAGCAATTATATTCAAGGAACAAAAGCCAAAGGGCAAAAGGTGCATCCTGCTAGATTTCCAGGCGATATTCCGCGTCTGTTTATCGAATTTCTAACCAATCCGGGTGACGTTGTCCTAGATCCATTTGCAGGCTCGAATACAACGGGCTTTATTGCTGAACAGCTGGGAAGGCAGTGGATCGCAGTCGAGCTGTCTGAGGAGTACCTCTCTAATTCGCAGCTTCGGTTTAAGGCGGGTAAGCAGAAGCAGGATTCAGATGAGAACGATCTTTTTGCAGCGGTTGGGTCGTAA
- a CDS encoding AbrB/MazE/SpoVT family DNA-binding domain-containing protein, protein MKKIRSRVTSKFQITIPREIRDRMKLGVSDVIEWNIDKDGIRLEPAEKPFLKFHGYFDAEIGSVDEDIQKARELRSAGYQ, encoded by the coding sequence GTGAAAAAGATTCGCTCCAGAGTGACATCAAAATTCCAGATCACTATCCCTCGTGAGATTCGAGACAGAATGAAACTCGGCGTCTCAGACGTGATCGAGTGGAATATTGATAAGGATGGAATTCGGCTTGAGCCTGCCGAAAAACCCTTTCTCAAGTTCCACGGATATTTCGACGCTGAAATCGGTTCGGTCGATGAAGATATTCAGAAAGCGCGTGAACTTCGATCGGCAGGATACCAATGA
- a CDS encoding DEAD/DEAH box helicase, with amino-acid sequence MTFRDLGLEPELLNSIDRLGFETPTPIQIQCFAPGSAGKNIVGISQTGTGKTLAFLLPILNRIYSEKIDTPTCIILAPTRELCVQISEELVRLTAAHPLRVATVYGGEGYNRQEKELAAMPHFIVATPGRLIDFMKQKKIPVETMKVLVLDEADRMFDMGFIRDIRYVMRAIPENSQIMLFTATMSYYVMRLITDFMEEPEHIKIDTDQVEVEKIKQSLYHLSIDEKMPYLVNLIRSIPDIKGIVFTNSRHRVQDIVRVLGKYGVHATGISSLLDQKKRIHLLKSFKLGKYNVLVATDVASRGLDIDDITHVFNYDLPQDAESYVHRIGRTARAGKEGTAISFCSEMDYECLPRIEILLEHKIPVDAIDPEMFIFPAPSPISVPEEERLNESDRRPRGDRLSDGNRRGGRDTRGGRGQGSDRRSGERPARPEAAVAGESGEQTGKKKRRRKKNNQGREATIEGVAGQARDGQRGPARPGDSRPGDSRQGESRRGGRNDSRRDSGRGSQGRGRQDRDNRGRGDQRRDQRRDSRREQREPVKKPSLLQRIIGLFKKKD; translated from the coding sequence ATGACATTCCGGGACCTCGGTCTGGAGCCCGAACTCCTCAATTCCATTGACAGACTTGGCTTCGAGACTCCCACCCCCATTCAGATACAGTGTTTTGCCCCCGGCTCAGCCGGTAAAAATATCGTAGGCATATCGCAGACAGGAACCGGTAAGACCCTTGCCTTCCTTCTGCCCATTCTGAATCGAATCTACAGCGAGAAAATCGACACTCCCACATGCATTATCCTCGCCCCCACGCGTGAGCTCTGCGTTCAAATCTCAGAAGAGCTCGTACGGCTTACGGCCGCTCATCCGCTTCGTGTGGCCACCGTCTACGGCGGCGAAGGCTACAACAGGCAGGAGAAAGAGCTTGCGGCCATGCCGCACTTTATCGTCGCCACGCCGGGCCGACTGATCGACTTCATGAAACAGAAGAAGATCCCCGTCGAGACGATGAAGGTGCTCGTTCTCGACGAAGCCGACCGCATGTTCGACATGGGATTTATACGCGACATCCGATACGTGATGCGCGCCATCCCCGAGAACTCGCAGATCATGCTTTTCACGGCCACCATGTCGTATTATGTGATGCGCCTCATCACCGACTTCATGGAAGAGCCCGAGCATATCAAGATCGATACCGATCAGGTCGAAGTCGAGAAGATCAAGCAGAGCCTCTATCATCTGAGCATCGATGAAAAGATGCCCTATCTTGTGAATCTGATCCGCAGCATTCCCGATATCAAAGGCATCGTTTTCACAAACTCACGTCATCGCGTGCAGGACATCGTGCGTGTACTCGGCAAATACGGAGTGCATGCGACGGGCATCAGTTCGCTTCTCGATCAGAAGAAGCGCATCCATCTGCTCAAGTCGTTCAAGCTCGGAAAGTATAACGTTCTTGTCGCCACCGACGTCGCCAGCCGCGGCCTCGACATCGACGACATCACACACGTTTTTAACTATGACCTTCCGCAAGACGCCGAATCCTACGTGCATCGTATCGGACGAACGGCGCGAGCGGGCAAAGAAGGCACGGCGATTTCGTTCTGCTCCGAGATGGACTATGAATGCCTTCCGCGCATCGAGATCCTTCTCGAACATAAGATTCCCGTCGATGCCATCGATCCCGAGATGTTTATCTTTCCGGCGCCGTCGCCGATCAGCGTTCCCGAAGAGGAGCGCCTGAACGAAAGCGATCGCCGTCCGCGCGGAGATCGCCTGTCAGACGGAAACCGTCGCGGCGGACGCGATACCCGCGGTGGACGTGGTCAGGGTTCCGATCGCCGCAGCGGTGAGCGGCCTGCAAGGCCCGAGGCCGCCGTTGCCGGCGAGTCAGGCGAGCAAACGGGTAAGAAGAAGCGTCGTCGTAAAAAGAACAATCAGGGACGCGAGGCGACGATTGAGGGCGTTGCGGGCCAGGCTCGTGACGGGCAGAGAGGACCGGCTCGTCCGGGCGACTCCAGGCCGGGCGATTCCCGACAGGGCGAATCGAGACGAGGCGGTCGCAACGACTCCCGTCGTGATTCGGGCCGGGGCTCGCAGGGACGCGGTCGCCAGGATCGCGACAATCGTGGTCGGGGCGATCAGCGCAGGGACCAGCGTCGTGATTCACGTCGCGAACAGAGAGAGCCGGTGAAGAAGCCTTCTCTGCTGCAACGTATCATCGGACTTTTCAAAAAGAAAGATTGA
- a CDS encoding substrate-binding periplasmic protein — MLRHSFLISAVFFGVFSSSQLLSAPEPGSSLRLKRIVQTGVIKIGLQKIQPLYLEEESRPGIDVELAHRIAADLGVKAEIVIGTPEELIERVTKGTIDLSLGGLSSTVNRGLQVRFTGPYILVTPAGLLNRLKIPEESASIDFPKRQINSLRDIQIPGKLVVGVRAGSTNEQILKADAKFSTFHIETFATNLDILTALDKNQIDLLVADDIWIRSALKNRPDIVSRFQPILGPYSEEHLSIAVPPGDAEYWMLIDFMVKEYRRTGVITQILERYIDVTRDVR; from the coding sequence ATGTTACGTCACTCTTTCTTGATTTCTGCCGTATTCTTCGGTGTTTTTAGCTCTTCTCAGCTCTTATCGGCCCCTGAGCCCGGTTCATCTCTGCGATTGAAACGCATCGTTCAGACCGGAGTCATCAAGATCGGCCTGCAGAAGATTCAACCGCTCTATCTCGAAGAAGAGAGCCGTCCGGGCATCGACGTCGAGCTGGCGCATCGCATCGCCGCCGATCTTGGAGTGAAGGCCGAGATCGTCATAGGCACGCCGGAAGAGCTGATCGAGCGCGTAACTAAAGGCACGATCGATCTCAGCCTCGGCGGGTTATCGTCGACGGTGAATCGTGGATTGCAGGTGCGCTTTACAGGTCCGTACATCCTCGTCACGCCGGCCGGTCTGCTGAACCGACTGAAGATTCCCGAAGAGTCCGCATCGATCGACTTCCCGAAACGTCAGATCAATTCGCTGCGTGATATTCAGATTCCAGGAAAACTCGTCGTCGGAGTAAGAGCGGGAAGCACAAACGAACAGATCCTGAAGGCCGATGCGAAGTTCTCGACTTTTCATATCGAAACCTTCGCGACTAACCTTGACATCCTGACGGCGCTTGATAAGAACCAGATCGATCTGCTTGTCGCCGACGACATATGGATTCGATCCGCCCTGAAGAATCGGCCCGATATCGTCTCTCGTTTTCAACCCATCCTTGGCCCTTACAGCGAAGAGCATCTGAGCATCGCCGTGCCTCCAGGCGACGCCGAATACTGGATGCTCATCGACTTCATGGTCAAAGAGTATCGTCGCACCGGCGTGATCACGCAGATCCTCGAACGATATATCGACGTCACGCGCGACGTACGTTGA